The Chlorogloeopsis sp. ULAP01 genome has a segment encoding these proteins:
- the nadD gene encoding nicotinate (nicotinamide) nucleotide adenylyltransferase, whose protein sequence is MRQVAIFGGTFDPVHWGHLIVAEAALHQGSVEQVIWVPSYNPPHKKAASFQDRLAMLQAAITDHPAFAVSLVEQTRSGTSYAINTLIDLSNLYPNTHWYWIVGLDAFQTLPHWYRGQELAQLCNWLIAPRITDSQCIAQSELICKQVEQQLAKQSIIIHWQLLNIPLIGLSSSLIRKFCRERKSLRYLVPESVRNYIGDRNLYTDS, encoded by the coding sequence ATGCGGCAAGTAGCAATTTTCGGTGGCACATTCGATCCAGTTCATTGGGGGCATCTTATCGTAGCCGAAGCAGCTTTGCATCAAGGAAGCGTCGAACAAGTAATTTGGGTGCCATCATATAATCCTCCTCATAAAAAAGCGGCTTCTTTTCAAGATCGCCTAGCAATGCTCCAGGCGGCGATCACAGATCACCCAGCGTTTGCTGTCTCACTAGTAGAGCAAACGCGATCGGGAACTTCCTATGCCATCAATACTTTAATTGACTTATCCAATCTTTATCCCAATACTCATTGGTACTGGATAGTCGGCTTGGATGCCTTCCAAACCTTACCCCATTGGTATCGCGGACAAGAACTAGCACAATTGTGTAATTGGTTAATCGCACCCCGCATTACCGATTCTCAATGCATAGCTCAAAGCGAGTTAATCTGCAAGCAAGTGGAGCAGCAGCTGGCAAAGCAGTCTATCATCATACACTGGCAATTATTGAATATCCCTTTAATTGGACTTTCGTCAAGTCTAATTCGCAAATTCTGTCGAGAACGCAAATCACTTCGCTACTTAGTCCCAGAATCAGTGAGAAACTACATCGGCGATCGCAACCTCTACACCGATAGCTAA
- a CDS encoding type I glyceraldehyde-3-phosphate dehydrogenase has product MIRVAINGFGRIGRNFMRCWLGRENSNIDLVAINDTSDPRTNAHLLKYDSMLGKLKNVDITADDNSIIVNGKTVKCVSDRNPENLPWKEWEIDLIIEATGVFTAKEGAMKHVNAGAKKVLITAPGKNEDGTFVIGVNHHDYDHNKHHIISNASCTTNCLAPVAKVLHEKFGIIKGTMTTTHSYTGDQRLLDASHRDPRRARAAAINIVPTSTGAAKAVALVLPDLKGKLNGVALRVPTPNVSMVDFVVQVEKQTITEEVNQALKDASEGQLKGILDYSELPLVSSDYQGSDASSIIDASLTMVMGSDMVKVMAWYDNEWGYSQRVLDLAELVAAKWTK; this is encoded by the coding sequence GTGATTAGAGTTGCTATCAACGGTTTTGGGCGCATCGGGCGTAACTTTATGCGCTGCTGGTTGGGTAGAGAGAATAGCAATATCGACCTTGTTGCTATAAATGACACCTCAGACCCTAGAACCAACGCTCACCTGCTGAAGTATGACTCGATGCTAGGGAAGTTAAAGAATGTTGATATTACTGCTGATGATAACTCAATTATCGTAAACGGCAAGACCGTTAAATGCGTATCCGATCGCAATCCAGAAAACTTGCCCTGGAAAGAGTGGGAAATAGACCTAATTATTGAAGCAACAGGTGTATTTACTGCTAAAGAAGGGGCAATGAAGCACGTCAATGCTGGAGCCAAGAAGGTTTTGATCACTGCCCCTGGCAAAAATGAAGATGGTACTTTTGTGATCGGTGTTAATCATCACGACTACGATCACAACAAACACCATATTATCAGTAACGCCAGCTGTACTACTAACTGCTTGGCTCCGGTTGCTAAGGTGTTGCACGAGAAATTCGGCATCATCAAAGGCACAATGACAACTACCCACAGCTACACTGGTGACCAGCGCTTGTTAGATGCTTCTCATAGAGATCCACGGCGGGCGCGTGCTGCGGCTATCAACATTGTGCCTACCTCTACTGGTGCTGCAAAGGCTGTAGCGTTGGTACTGCCAGATCTTAAAGGCAAGTTAAATGGTGTAGCATTGCGCGTACCCACTCCCAACGTTTCAATGGTGGATTTCGTCGTGCAGGTTGAGAAGCAGACAATTACAGAAGAAGTCAATCAAGCACTCAAAGATGCTTCTGAAGGACAGCTTAAGGGTATTTTAGACTATAGCGAACTACCCCTAGTATCATCTGACTATCAAGGTAGTGATGCTTCCTCCATTATTGATGCTAGTTTAACGATGGTAATGGGCAGTGACATGGTCAAAGTTATGGCTTGGTATGACAACGAGTGGGGTTATAGCCAGCGTGTTCTTGACTTAGCAGAATTGGTAGCGGCAAAGTGGACTAAATAG